TCAGGGCACTGAAAccgaacatttttgaaaatcccTGAGGATTTTAAGAAACGCCGGATGCAGTGCTGTCGTGTAGACAGTAAAACTGGGGTTTTTGCCTTGTGACGTCACTTTAGttaggcttctgattggccaagcAGGCTTTACGATAGTTTTTTCAGCTCagcgccagctttcttcagctgaggtctttggttgctgtgatacctctgctttgtttatcagttgttgtacaatgcgccggttggttgttgtgatatttgtcccacccctcctctAAAATGTAGAGCGTCGGCATTCAGCATGGAAAaaaacgctagctgctggcttttttgaaaaaggcagagcttccattgaaaCAATTGAAAAAAGACACCGGCTGCGggtgtaaaagctttggtgtgcatgtcCCCTtatagctaaactctgcaggaaagtGAATCCAGAGTTGAGAACCTCTGATCTATTTAAATCAACTACTGTTATTGAAACATATTTGAAAGTGAAGGAATTTAAAGTATCTCACAATCACATATATTCATTTGCCGTGTCTTAGCAAAGCAGCATTTCCTAGTGGAAATCATTTTAGTGCTGGACACTATGCCCTCATCTTTAAAGTCAGGGTTTCACAACTTCTCGGTCTGTCATTTCTCAAATCCTTCTTTAGATGTCTTTTGGCCGCCTTGCATACTAAGCTTTCAGAAATTACTGATGTCAAAGCAACAATTGAACAATTGCTATCCTAATTTGTTTGTGCTTTTGACCATTTTATGAGGCACAGAATCCCTCTTCTCCAAAGAACAGCACAATCTTTATACTCTGAAGATTGGCACATTGTTGGGACGTATCAAGGTTGACACTGGATTTGAATAAAGTCCTAATAACTTATACTGTAAGATTAGTGAGGTTATACAGAAAGCTTTTTCAAGGCTGTCAGCTGGGAAAATAACAGGCAGTGGAGATGAACAGATCATGAGGCCGATCTGAAACAACTAGGGTGTTGTTCCCCGACCGGCTTTTATCTTCTCCATCCTTTTCGAGAGGTGGCTGTTACTGGACTCTAACTCTTCAATCTTGTCGAGTGCAGATCGAAGCTACCATGAAAGAAAATGGGCAAGTTATTATCTTTACAGTAGGGCTTAtgtccatgctgttttgagtgaatGTGGTTTTGTACCTCTCGCTGCAGTTTGCGTTTCTCAGCTTTGAGTTCATCCTCTATCTTTTCTGCATTTTCAGATGCAGCTTTGTACCGAGACACTTGACCCTCAAGCCTTGTGACCTAGAACATGAGTTGGAATTACAACTATTTCAAATGGTGCCAAtctgaaaacatttaaaaattgtacagtaaaaaaatacttGCATTCTGCTCGAGAGCCGTGACTTCTTGCTCGGATTTGACAAGCTTAAATTTGAGGTCATTGACTTGCCTGCTGGCATCCCCTGAAAACAACCATATACATTTCTCAACATTTGAGGCAGAGAGTTTGTTATTTGCTTacaaaaatatgaaaacaaaCCTATTCTGTACATTTCCATGCATTAATGATATCCCCTGCCCCTGACAGAGCAGACAGTGTCCTTACTTTGTAAATCCATGATGTTGGAGTCAGCACCATTCTCCTGCACATCTCCATCAGGGCTGGAGGGATCCTGCACACCATTCTTTGGTTTCTTCTGTTCGAGCTCACCTTTCAATCGCTTAACCTGAATAGATGAATATAAAAACAAGcttgtaaactaaaacaaaggTTTAGAATGTGTACATTAAGTAAATACCAACAACTCACCTGCTCTATTAAGTTTTCCCTTTCATCAACTAGTTTTCGTAATCGAATTTCTAAAAAGCAGATCCAGAGGTCAATGGGTTGAATTATCAATTTTACGCAAATATGATAAGCATTTAAGTGTACATTAACAATAGTTATTaacaatttttaaatattatattaaaacacatctaaaacttaatctgctattttaaatataatattttagtgGTTAAATAAAACACATTCCAAGGTTAGACAGGAGATTTTCACATACCGGGATGGGAGGAGCCAGAGGCATGGAGGGGGAGGAGTCAGTGCATGCAAAAGTGATGCTATCCTATTCTGGGATGTGAAGGATGATGAGGGATAAACATGCAGAAACTTCAGTGAACTCAAATCTCAAAGGCCTGTGCCTCGTGTGGCTGTGTAACCTATCAGTGTTCAACTCAAAAGGCACTCAATCCAAATATCTATTACATGCAGTATGTATTTGCTAGTATCAAGTGCATTAAGAGATATTTGAAGACAGTAATTCTCTTCTCATTTAAAAGAAATTGTGCCTTTTCTGTTAATTTTACTTTGTGTGGTTTttgtaaataattaaattacaatGGTACTCTATCAGCAAATAGTAAAGAAGTGTTCAGACATTTTGTAAACGTGACTTTAAAATACTAAAATGTACTATACTAAAATACTAAAATCTGCTGTAAAGCAATAAATGTGTGATGAACTTAATAGAtcaacatttaatattttgaaattcTATTGTTTATGTAGCTGGTTCCATCAACATGAAAAGGTCTCATAATAAATTCATCAAATATTTCCATTTTCAATGTGTCTCAAAACGGaaaaacaaaatactaaaaataGAAAGCTTCAATAAAACTATTGGATTACTATTTGATAGTAAAGTGACACAAAGACTTTATTTACCACATAAAACAAATCTATTTAACAACATACAGTATGGCATACATTCAATGGAAAACACTTGAATTCGAAAGCTGACAGATCTCGCTGCTATTCATGACTGTGGCAGACAGAACAGGATGGTAACTTGAAAAACCAGtaacaaaaacctttattcaTCATTCTAagaaacattttattacatGCTTTTGTAAaattgattataaaataaatatgatattTTTACCTATTACTTCCAGAATCTGATGTGTGAATGACTGACATTTCAAGCATTCTGTTTGAACTAAAAATGCATTTAGCAGTTTTGGTcagatgtaaaatattaatGTATAACACACATATTTGCAGTGAAAACAGTTGACATTATTAAGATGGAATTCCAGGATTCTCAGAAGTCTTTAAAGTTTCACAACAGTATCATTGGTTATCTTTGTAAGTGCACTGTTACTTGTTGAATAGATGTTGAGAAAATCAAATCAGCACATTTGTGGCCCATTAAGACATTTTACATTCTTCTTTCCCCTTGCCCTTCCCTTTCTTGGCACTTTTCTTAGACTCCTTTCTATCATCTTCCTTCCCGTTCCCTGCTATTGGTTTTTCAACTTCCTGCTCTCTTGATATGTTTGGTTCCTGGTCTTCTTGTGGAATGTAACTATTCTTCTCCTGTTCTACATTTTTTGTCTCTATTTCTGAGGGACGATCAGCTCCTTCATTGTGCCTCAGTTCTTCTGATCCTTGCTCATGTTCCTCAACTGTACATTCTTTACGTTCAGATGTATCATGCTGTTGTTGATTAGGTTCAATGTCTTTCTGGTCAACTTGACTGTCCTCTGTTAAACAAGCGTCTACCTCTGTTGTTGTTTGTCCATCATCCATTTGGTTCTTTGGTTCCAGAGGTTCACTGCCTTTTTTAGTCTGGTCTTCTTGCACACTTTCTTTTGACAGAGTAACTTCTTTATTTGGTTTATCTTGACATTGTTGTTTCAAAGGGTCTTCTGATGATGCTTCCAGATCCATTtcatcaaaatcaaatgactctcCTTCATCTTCCTCCTCATCTTCTCCCTTCTGCTCTGGAGAAACTGTAACTGACTCAACCAAAATGCCTTCATCCTCTCCAGACAGCTGCGTGTCATTCATAACTTGATCTTGAACTGGTCCTTCCTTCTCTTCTTCCACTCCTTTCTCGACCAGAATATCTCTGTTCTCTCCAGGTGGTTGTGTATCAAGCATAATTTGACCTTGGACTGATTCTTCCTTCTCATCCCCCTCATCTTTTTTTAGCAGAATGTCTTCATCCTTCCCAGTCGTTTGTGTTTCAAGCATAACCTGATCTTGGGCTGATTCTTCCTTCTCATCCTCCTTACCCTTTTTCAGCAGAATTTCTTCACCCTTTTCAGTCGGTTGTGTTTCAAGCATAACCTGATCTTGGACTAATTCTTCCTTCTCATCCTCCTTACCCTTTTCCGACAGAATTTCTTCATCCTTTTCAGTCGGTTGTGTTACAAGCATAACCTGATCTTGAACTGATCTCTCATTCTCATCCTCCTCGACATTTTCCACCAGAATAGCCTTATTCTCCACAGAAAGTTCATCAAGCATAACATGACCTTGAACTGATCCTTCCTCTTCATCCTCCTTAGTTTTTCCCACCAGAATATCTTCATTCTCCCCAGGTGGTTGCGTTTCAACCATAACCTGATCTTGGACTGATCCTTCCTTTATATCCTCATCACCTTTCTTCAGCAGAATATCTTCATCCTTTCCAGTTGGTTGCGTTTTAACCATAACCTCATCTCGGACTGATGTTTTCTTGCCATCCTCCTCACCTTTTCCCACCATAATATCCTTATCCTCAGGCAGTGTTTCAAGCATAACCTGACCTTGACATGATGTTTTGTTCTCATCCTCACCTTTTTCTAACTTGGATTCATGGTGGGAGTCTCCTAACTCTATTGATTCCTGATCTGCCTCCTTCTCTCCAGTATATTGAACCTCAGGTAGAAGCTCACCATGCAATGATCTTCCTTCCTCACCTTCACACTTTTCTAAAACTGGAACCTGAGATTCAGTTACAGCAGTGACTATATTATTGTCTCCACTGAATACTTCTCTGCTAGGCATTATAAGAGCTTCTTCAACCAATTCAGCTTGATCTGTCTGTGTCTTACTCTCTTTCTGCTCCACTTCAATagtattttgaagaatgttttcTAACTCTTGATCAGTGGGCATTGTTGATTGTTCCTGGATTAGCTTTTCACATTCTACCTTCTCTATAACAGATGAAGAGGGATGACATTTTGAAGCTGACTCATCATGATCTCCAGGGAAAGTTGTCTCTCCTGGATCAATAATTTGAATCCTTGGCTCCTCTTCTACTCCACCACTGTCCACATGGCTCTTCCCTTCCTTGTTATCCACCGACAAAGACTTCTCAATATTATCAGAAATACTGATGGACTCGAGATTTTCCACACACCTGTCAACAGCATCCATGGACTTATCAGAAAGTTCATGAGACAGTAAAGCTTCTTTGTCTGAAGAAATCTCTTGAGCAAGATTTTCTGAATCTTTAGTTTGGTCATCAATAACTTCTGTTAGGTTAGAGATACTGTTGCCAGTTGTAGATTCAGGACAATCGGTTTTGGGGTTAGAAGTTTCTCCTGAATCAACCACATCTGTGATTACTCGAAACTGATCTCTAGCATCATCTGCAGGTACTGTATTCATGCTTATTATTTCATCACGGTCTGTTTCAATGTTTCTTGTACTGTCATGTGAATCAGTTGAGACTTCTGTATGCACTGCAGTAGATGCGTCATTCCCTAGTTGCTCTTCATGGCTTCCCTCTGGATCACTTTCCAGTTTTTGGTCTGGATTATCCTCATTTAAAATCTTTTCACTTGTATCACATATCTTTGTTTCACTCTCCTGCTTATCATTTTGTTTCTGTTTCTGTTTGCccttctttttctttctcctttttttatttgaagCACTGCCACCTTGAGTCTGTGGAGCTTTTTCAGTTTGAGATGATTCAGCAGGTTTCTCCACAGGCTTGCTTACTGACTCACTTGGTTGATTTTCATCAAGTACTGGACCAGAGACTGAAGTTTCTATTTCAATTATCTCACTATGCTTGGCACATATAGTGATCTCTTGTTGATTTTCTTCCACAGGTTCATCGGTATGAACCTCACACTCTGATTCCACAGTATTATTCCTTGAATCTTCCAATACAAGCTGTTCTGCTTTGATCTCAACCATAGGTGTGGTTGTAGTGACCTCATCATTATCAACAGAACTTGGAGGTTCTTCAGGTTTGTTATCAGAGTGCTGCTCTACACCCTGGTTCACTTCATCCCTAAGGTCTCCATTGTCATTTGTTTCTAAAGATGTAGAAATCAACGAGTCATGATTCTCTTGCACCTCCTCATCCAAATCTTTTTGGTCTTTACAGATCTTCAACTGTTGAGTGCCTGGGAGATGATTGAGGTGTCAGTTGTTAAGGCCAAAAGAAATGTGTTTCTAGTTGCCAAGTAGATAAGATGTTTAAAGCAAGAAGTAGAGAAGAGGGAAGGAAAAGCAATAATAAAAGACTCCAAGCCAAAGCTCTTAAACCCACAAAAATCATCAGTAAAGGACTGCCCAAAGAAAACCAGATAGATCCCCAGGTAAAGTGCCCCGCACACcattttgtaacaacataaccTGAAGAACATAACCGATTCTAACCAATGTGGACAGAAATCAAAGTCATCTGGATGATTTATGCAGCTATATGTCTGATGTTGTGTGTGAAGATGTTGTGTGCAGATTCATGAAACAGATATAACCTTAAAATGTTGTGCCATTAAATTGACATTCAAAAAGATGAGATTTAAAGCACCCATTTGACTAATGAGAAATGGAAAGTtgtctataaataaaaaaatgtatataaaaaagtGGGTTTGTGAAAACAGGGAAACAGTGAAGTGCAAGAAAAGTTGATGTGTATCTGCATTTGGAGCAGGCTGACAGAAGCATGTTTGGTTAGATTTGGCTTGAGCTCCAAAGATGAGAAGGCAGGGTAGCAATGTTAAAGAAATCTTAGCATGCAATGAAAAAAATCAGCTTACCTAGTACACTACTGCCCTCTCGAATCTCAGCAGACGATGTTTGAGAATTCTGGTCGCCCTCTCCCACTTCTTCACCTGTTTCTCCATTGGTGGTTAGATCAGGTCCAAGAACAATACCATGTTTCTGGACAGAGTAAATTAATGTATGTTTACTACTAAGTGTAGTTTAGAAAATGGTAAAGCTAGATTTACACAGTGGATGGAGCACATTATGTCTGACATTTTGTCAGATTTGTGGATACACTGATATTCTATTGACATACAGTTCATTTCGTAATAAAATTATAATCTTATAatcatataatataaaatatatttatgtttcttttatgttaaattaaattgtttttataagttatgtcaactctTGAATTGGAAGGTTGAATTGAATTATATTTTGGACATTAGttatcaaattaaaaaaaagCTAAACTGGGATTCTAtctacacacaaaaaaaactaagCATCAAAATTACAcatattgtaatattttttgttcTTTTAGTAAATGTTTATGTGCAGAAAAGAAATGCCCTACGGTTAGAAGTTTTCACCACACAGATACCTTTAAAATATCTTTGAGCTGAACGACCTCATCTCTGAGTTCGTCTCTCTCATTGCGAATGGCATCAGAAAATTCCTTCTGCCTCTCTAATGCCTGAACAGCACCAGAGAGGATTTGGCAAGAAAGTAAGACAGAAAGAGGGTGAAAGTAATGAAAATATCAATAAAGCAGGCAACAAGATAGACTGCAGCAAGGAGTACTACGACCAActataaaacaaatgaaaatactAACTTAATTTAAcaatagaaataaaaaataaactgggGTTACAAATATTCAGGGATCATAccccaatttttttattcttccaTTCAATAGTTTCCTGAAGGTCAGAAACCTCTCTAACAAAGCCGTCCTGCTTCATTCGTAACTGACGGATTTCCTACAGAGACATATTATGCATGAAGGATCAAAGATGATCAGAAGGAAGAATGGACATTAAAGAAGCAGATGATCAGATAAGCCAAGTATTTTAAAAAGACAAAGCTTGAGGAGAGAGAGATTTAAACTACGATCACAACACTACTCACAGTTAGCAGTTCTTCACTTTGTTTCAACGTCTCTTTTAATTCACTGAACTGAAACTGCAGTATACTATGTGCATGCTTCTCTCGTTCAAGGTcctaaaagacaaaaaaattttttgtttcaatgtaaattattataaagcataatcattatttattactttgtttACCATTTTCTTACAATCATGCTAAGTTAAATAAAAGACTCTTGAtggtaaaacttttttattgtcattatttgatgtataatatgtaataaatacaaTATGTACAGACCTTACTCTTCTCCTCAAGCTCACGACGTGTTTCAGAGAGCATTTCCTCCAGTTCCATTAAAGAGTCTTTTAAAGTGTCCACTTCATATATCAGATTGGTTTTCTCATTGTCTAGCTGTGCATTGGATACCATGGCCTTCCGATACTTATCTTCCACTTGCGACAAGGTATCCttaaaaaggttaaaaacacAAAGCTGCACAGATACCCCACACAACATATTTGTTTGACTTTTAGAATTTTAAAATAGTGTAATGGACAGAAATGTGTAACAGTATGTTGTGTAAAGTCAAAGATGGAGGCCAGGCAAAGAAAAATCAGACTATAGGCTTTTGAAGCATAGCAGCAGACACATGCAAGACAGGATAAAAACCAGAGAAGCACGAAGAGAAACAAGCATCATCTCTCATCTTCTTCCCTGGTCACTTTATGTTAGGCCAACCACGcaaatgttgttttattaagtAATTAAATAGCACAAATGATGCACTGCTGTTATTAGAATTTAATCAATATTTGACTGGGCTGGCAAGGATCTTGCCGGGAAAATGCTGGTACTGCCTCAAACACATGTATACCTTCATCTCTTTGAGGTTCTGCATGTGCTTCGCCTCCACATCTTGAATTTGATCCTTAAGCTCATGGATCTCCTGAATAAAAGGCATGAAGAATGAAGATGAGGAGCAAGGATGAAGTACGCAGTGGAGGATGAGCAACGAAAGGGTTGAGAAAGCGAGACTGATGATGTGaattacagtaaaatataatGGCGAGGACGTAGAAAGAAAGCATCAGAGATACTGTAGGCTATCCAGTCCTAAGGTTCCTGGAGATTTTTGGAGTCTTTTGTCTCATCTAACACTCAAACATATTTGTTATAATTTCAGCTTTGTTTGATTATTTTCTGCTAAAGGAATCTCCAGGAACAGAACAGAGGACAAAatgacagaaaataaaagtgtattaaggtgtgtgtgtgcagtATATTGAGTATCAATTATTATAATGACTATACTATACAGTAAGTCAACACAAAAATCACAAATGATATAGATTATGCATTAAGGTGAATGAAAACAAAAACGTACATATTAGCTGCTTAAATCTGGGAGGTAAACAAGACAAAGGCATAAACAAACACCTTGATTTCCCGTATAGAGGCTTCTGTGTCTGCAGTGATGGTTGTATCTCCACTTCCTCTCCGTGAGGACGTCCCACCCAGAGAGGTAAGAGTGGTGCCAGATATCGTGGATGCTCGCGAAGAGccctaaattttttttaaattcattttactatgaaacactattaaaaatcatctttaaggaaatctttaaataaataaacaaaccttTTCCAAGTAGTCACGGTCTATCCGGTCATCagtctgtaaaataaaaattatacaaaaataaatgtattttcctcACAGGTTTCCTACCATTATTGCAGTCTCTTACAGTATCTATACTGATTCATGCATTTCACTGAAAACAAGCTTTCAATACAAAAAATCAGTTGGAAAAAAATGATCTGTTAAGCGTAAATTAATTCATTttcaaacacaaataaatggtAGTATTTGGTTTTGAATGGTGATAAATACAAATAGCAGGCAAGTCAATTTTGATATCTAAAAATAAACCTTGTTAAAATAGACAAAATCTGCCACATCACACCAtgcataaaaaattaaaattaaaaaatgcaaatttCCAATAAACATCATGGCCCTCAGTGGTTTGCTGAATccaatgatttttttaatctcCAGACTGAAAGACGCAGGATgcattcaaaaataaataaaggcaTCATCACACATAATCAAAGCAGACCATCACTACATTCAATTC
The genomic region above belongs to Paramisgurnus dabryanus chromosome 15, PD_genome_1.1, whole genome shotgun sequence and contains:
- the lrrfip1a gene encoding uncharacterized protein lrrfip1a isoform X25, with the translated sequence MGSQGPGRKRTPSKNGMTGEEDALNLIAREAEARLAAKRAARAEAREIRMKELERQQKEVSDDEERMSVGSRSSMRTDDRIDRDYLEKGSSRASTISGTTLTSLGGTSSRRGSGDTTITADTEASIREIKDTLSQVEDKYRKAMVSNAQLDNEKTNLIYEVDTLKDSLMELEEMLSETRRELEEKSKDLEREKHAHSILQFQFSELKETLKQSEELLTKHGIVLGPDLTTNGETGEEVGEGDQNSQTSSAEIREGSSVLGTQQLKICKDQKDLDEEVQENHDSLISTSLETNDNGDLRDEVNQGVEQHSDNKPEEPPSSVDNDEVTTTTPMVEIKAEQLVLEDSRNNTVESECEVHTDEPVEENQQEITICAKHSEIIEIETSVSGPVLDENQPSESVSKPVEKPAESSQTEKAPQTQGGSASNKKRRKKKKGKQKQKQNDKQESETKICDTSEKILNEDNPDQKLESDPEGSHEEQLGNDASTAVHTEVSTDSHDSTRNIETDRDEIISMNTVPADDARDQFRVITDVVDSGETSNPKTDCPESTTGNSISNLTEVIDDQTKDSENLAQEISSDKEALLSHELSDKSMDAVDRCVENLESISISDNIEKSLSVDNKEGKSHVDSGGVEEEPRIQIIDPGETTFPGDHDESASKCHPSSSVIEKVECEKLIQEQSTMPTDQELENILQNTIEVEQKESKTQTDQAELVEEALIMPSREVFSGDNNIVTAVTESQVPVLEKCEGEEGRSLHGELLPEVQYTGEKEADQESIELGDSHHESKLEKGEDENKTSCQGQVMLETLPEDKDIMVGKGEEDGKKTSVRDEVMVKTQPTGKDEDILLKKGDEDIKEGSVQDQVMVETQPPGENEDILVGKTKEDEEEGSVQGHVMLDELSVENKAILVENVEEDENERSVQDQVMLVTQPTEKDEEILSEKGKEDEKEELVQDQVMLETQPTEKGEEILLKKGKEDEKEESAQDQVMLETQTTGKDEDILLKKDEGDEKEESVQGQIMLDTQPPGENRDILVEKGVEEEKEGPVQDQVMNDTQLSGEDEGILVESVTVSPEQKGEDEEEDEGESFDFDEMDLEASSEDPLKQQCQDKPNKEVTLSKESVQEDQTKKGSEPLEPKNQMDDGQTTTEVDACLTEDSQVDQKDIEPNQQQHDTSERKECTVEEHEQGSEELRHNEGADRPSEIETKNVEQEKNSYIPQEDQEPNISREQEVEKPIAGNGKEDDRKESKKSAKKGKGKGKEECKMS
- the lrrfip1a gene encoding uncharacterized protein lrrfip1a isoform X24, with protein sequence MSVGSRSSMRTDDRIDRDYLEKGSSRASTISGTTLTSLGGTSSRRGSGDTTITADTEASIREIKEIHELKDQIQDVEAKHMQNLKEMKDTLSQVEDKYRKAMVSNAQLDNEKTNLIYEVDTLKDSLMELEEMLSETRRELEEKSKDLEREKHAHSILQFQFSELKETLKQSEELLTEIRQLRMKQDGFVREVSDLQETIEWKNKKIGALERQKEFSDAIRNERDELRDEVVQLKDILKKHGIVLGPDLTTNGETGEEVGEGDQNSQTSSAEIREGSSVLGTQQLKICKDQKDLDEEVQENHDSLISTSLETNDNGDLRDEVNQGVEQHSDNKPEEPPSSVDNDEVTTTTPMVEIKAEQLVLEDSRNNTVESECEVHTDEPVEENQQEITICAKHSEIIEIETSVSGPVLDENQPSESVSKPVEKPAESSQTEKAPQTQGGSASNKKRRKKKKGKQKQKQNDKQESETKICDTSEKILNEDNPDQKLESDPEGSHEEQLGNDASTAVHTEVSTDSHDSTRNIETDRDEIISMNTVPADDARDQFRVITDVVDSGETSNPKTDCPESTTGNSISNLTEVIDDQTKDSENLAQEISSDKEALLSHELSDKSMDAVDRCVENLESISISDNIEKSLSVDNKEGKSHVDSGGVEEEPRIQIIDPGETTFPGDHDESASKCHPSSSVIEKVECEKLIQEQSTMPTDQELENILQNTIEVEQKESKTQTDQAELVEEALIMPSREVFSGDNNIVTAVTESQVPVLEKCEGEEGRSLHGELLPEVQYTGEKEADQESIELGDSHHESKLEKGEDENKTSCQGQVMLETLPEDKDIMVGKGEEDGKKTSVRDEVMVKTQPTGKDEDILLKKGDEDIKEGSVQDQVMVETQPPGENEDILVGKTKEDEEEGSVQGHVMLDELSVENKAILVENVEEDENERSVQDQVMLVTQPTEKDEEILSEKGKEDEKEELVQDQVMLETQPTEKGEEILLKKGKEDEKEESAQDQVMLETQTTGKDEDILLKKDEGDEKEESVQGQIMLDTQPPGENRDILVEKGVEEEKEGPVQDQVMNDTQLSGEDEGILVESVTVSPEQKGEDEEEDEGESFDFDEMDLEASSEDPLKQQCQDKPNKEVTLSKESVQEDQTKKGSEPLEPKNQMDDGQTTTEVDACLTEDSQVDQKDIEPNQQQHDTSERKECTVEEHEQGSEELRHNEGADRPSEIETKNVEQEKNSYIPQEDQEPNISREQEVEKPIAGNGKEDDRKESKKSAKKGKGKGKEECKMS
- the lrrfip1a gene encoding uncharacterized protein lrrfip1a isoform X19 codes for the protein MLTLTAVRGQICVRFVCLCIFVLYLYQGSVYEDSLYSGSRRSVARTSSEYRGSSSRTSSRANSACGSPVEDCSSSVASYIRSGSISGLSRDLDHVIIPDLPDVNGRLSMTDDRIDRDYLEKGSSRASTISGTTLTSLGGTSSRRGSGDTTITADTEASIREIKEIHELKDQIQDVEAKHMQNLKEMKDTLSQVEDKYRKAMVSNAQLDNEKTNLIYEVDTLKDSLMELEEMLSETRRELEEKSKDLEREKHAHSILQFQFSELKETLKQSEELLTEIRQLRMKQDGFVREVSDLQETIEWKNKKIGALERQKEFSDAIRNERDELRDEVVQLKDILKKHGIVLGPDLTTNGETGEEVGEGDQNSQTSSAEIREGSSVLGTQQLKICKDQKDLDEEVQENHDSLISTSLETNDNGDLRDEVNQGVEQHSDNKPEEPPSSVDNDEVTTTTPMVEIKAEQLVLEDSRNNTVESECEVHTDEPVEENQQEITICAKHSEIIEIETSVSGPVLDENQPSESVSKPVEKPAESSQTEKAPQTQGGSASNKKRRKKKKGKQKQKQNDKQESETKICDTSEKILNEDNPDQKLESDPEGSHEEQLGNDASTAVHTEVSTDSHDSTRNIETDRDEIISMNTVPADDARDQFRVITDVVDSGETSNPKTDCPESTTGNSISNLTEVIDDQTKDSENLAQEISSDKEALLSHELSDKSMDAVDRCVENLESISISDNIEKSLSVDNKEGKSHVDSGGVEEEPRIQIIDPGETTFPGDHDESASKCHPSSSVIEKVECEKLIQEQSTMPTDQELENILQNTIEVEQKESKTQTDQAELVEEALIMPSREVFSGDNNIVTAVTESQVPVLEKCEGEEGRSLHGELLPEVQYTGEKEADQESIELGDSHHESKLEKGEDENKTSCQGQVMLETLPEDKDIMVGKGEEDGKKTSVRDEVMVKTQPTGKDEDILLKKGDEDIKEGSVQDQVMVETQPPGENEDILVGKTKEDEEEGSVQGHVMLDELSVENKAILVENVEEDENERSVQDQVMLVTQPTEKDEEILSEKGKEDEKEELVQDQVMLETQPTEKGEEILLKKGKEDEKEESAQDQVMLETQTTGKDEDILLKKDEGDEKEESVQGQIMLDTQPPGENRDILVEKGVEEEKEGPVQDQVMNDTQLSGEDEGILVESVTVSPEQKGEDEEEDEGESFDFDEMDLEASSEDPLKQQCQDKPNKEVTLSKESVQEDQTKKGSEPLEPKNQMDDGQTTTEVDACLTEDSQVDQKDIEPNQQQHDTSERKECTVEEHEQGSEELRHNEGADRPSEIETKNVEQEKNSYIPQEDQEPNISREQEVEKPIAGNGKEDDRKESKKSAKKGKGKGKEECKMS
- the lrrfip1a gene encoding uncharacterized protein lrrfip1a isoform X20, coding for MGSQGPGRKRTPSKNGMTGEEDALNLIAREAEARLAAKRAARAEAREIRMKELERQQKEVSDDEERMSVGSRSSMRTDDRIDRDYLEKGSSRASTISGTTLTSLGGTSSRRGSGDTTITADTEASIREIKEIHELKDQIQDVEAKHMQNLKEMKDTLSQVEDKYRKAMVSNAQLDNEKTNLIYEVDTLKDSLMELEEMLSETRRELEEKSKDLEREKHAHSILQFQFSELKETLKQSEELLTEIRQLRMKQDGFVREVSDLQETIEWKNKKIGALERQKEFSDAIRNERDELRDEVVQLKDILKKHGIVLGPDLTTNGETGEEVGEGDQNSQTSSAEIREGSSVLGTQQLKICKDQKDLDEEVQENHDSLISTSLETNDNGDLRDEVNQGVEQHSDNKPEEPPSSVDNDEVTTTTPMVEIKAEQLVLEDSRNNTVESECEVHTDEPVEENQQEITICAKHSEIIEIETSVSGPVLDENQPSESVSKPVEKPAESSQTEKAPQTQGGSASNKKRRKKKKGKQKQKQNDKQESETKICDTSEKILNEDNPDQKLESDPEGSHEEQLGNDASTAVHTEVSTDSHDSTRNIETDRDEIISMNTVPADDARDQFRVITDVVDSGETSNPKTDCPESTTGNSISNLTEVIDDQTKDSENLAQEISSDKEALLSHELSDKSMDAVDRCVENLESISISDNIEKSLSVDNKEGKSHVDSGGVEEEPRIQIIDPGETTFPGDHDESASKCHPSSSVIEKVECEKLIQEQSTMPTDQELENILQNTIEVEQKESKTQTDQAELVEEALIMPSREVFSGDNNIVTAVTESQVPVLEKCEGEEGRSLHGELLPEVQYTGEKEADQESIELGDSHHESKLEKGEDENKTSCQGQVMLETLPEDKDIMVGKGEEDGKKTSVRDEVMVKTQPTGKDEDILLKKGDEDIKEGSVQDQVMVETQPPGENEDILVGKTKEDEEEGSVQGHVMLDELSVENKAILVENVEEDENERSVQDQVMLVTQPTEKDEEILSEKGKEDEKEELVQDQVMLETQPTEKGEEILLKKGKEDEKEESAQDQVMLETQTTGKDEDILLKKDEGDEKEESVQGQIMLDTQPPGENRDILVEKGVEEEKEGPVQDQVMNDTQLSGEDEGILVESVTVSPEQKGEDEEEDEGESFDFDEMDLEASSEDPLKQQCQDKPNKEVTLSKESVQEDQTKKGSEPLEPKNQMDDGQTTTEVDACLTEDSQVDQKDIEPNQQQHDTSERKECTVEEHEQGSEELRHNEGADRPSEIETKNVEQEKNSYIPQEDQEPNISREQEVEKPIAGNGKEDDRKESKKSAKKGKGKGKEECKMS